One Streptomyces sp. B21-105 genomic region harbors:
- a CDS encoding LLM class flavin-dependent oxidoreductase produces MSSLIASARFSVLDRSRTREGHTGAQALRDTVRLAQEAERLGYHRFWVSEHHGVPGVAGSAPTVLAAAVAGATDTIRVGTGGVMLPNHRPLVVAEQFGVLESLFPGRIDMGLGRSVGFTDGVRRALGRDKDDADDFAGQLQELLDWFAGASPTGVHARPSEGLAVPPFVLALGEGAEIAARAGLPMVVGDLRDRERMLRAIDRYRAAFRPSPWAAEPYVVVSGTVAVAATPEAARRLLIPEAWSMAYSRTHGAFPALPPAEEAERRPMTAKARGFYESGLAGGVVGDEEQVARELESLLDETGAQEVLVTTSTYDRAALLGSYRRLAGIVDRERHDGAHLAATPHP; encoded by the coding sequence ATGAGCTCACTGATCGCCTCGGCCCGCTTCTCCGTCCTCGACCGCTCACGCACCCGTGAGGGGCACACCGGCGCGCAGGCGCTGCGGGACACCGTGCGGCTGGCGCAGGAGGCGGAGCGGCTCGGCTACCACCGGTTCTGGGTGTCGGAGCACCACGGCGTGCCGGGTGTCGCCGGGTCCGCGCCCACCGTCCTGGCGGCCGCCGTGGCCGGCGCGACGGACACCATCCGCGTCGGCACCGGCGGGGTGATGCTGCCCAACCACCGCCCGCTGGTCGTGGCCGAGCAGTTCGGCGTCCTGGAGTCCCTGTTCCCGGGCCGCATCGACATGGGGCTCGGGCGTTCGGTGGGCTTCACCGACGGGGTGCGCAGGGCGCTGGGCCGGGACAAGGACGACGCCGACGACTTCGCGGGGCAACTGCAAGAGCTGCTCGACTGGTTCGCCGGCGCTTCGCCGACGGGGGTGCACGCCCGGCCGTCGGAGGGGCTGGCCGTACCGCCGTTCGTGCTGGCCCTGGGCGAGGGTGCGGAGATCGCCGCCCGCGCGGGCCTGCCGATGGTCGTCGGCGACCTCCGCGACCGCGAGAGGATGCTGCGCGCCATCGACCGCTACCGCGCCGCCTTCCGGCCCTCGCCGTGGGCGGCCGAGCCGTACGTCGTCGTCTCGGGGACGGTCGCGGTGGCCGCGACGCCCGAGGCCGCGCGCCGGCTGCTGATACCGGAGGCCTGGTCCATGGCGTACTCGCGGACCCACGGCGCCTTCCCTGCGCTGCCACCCGCCGAGGAGGCCGAGCGACGGCCGATGACCGCCAAGGCGCGCGGGTTCTACGAGTCCGGGCTCGCCGGCGGCGTCGTCGGCGACGAGGAGCAGGTCGCCCGGGAGCTGGAGTCCCTGCTCGACGAGACGGGTGCGCAGGAGGTGCTGGTGACGACCAGCACCTACGACCGGGCGGCGCTGCTGGGCTCCTACCGACGGCTCGCCGGGATCGTCGACCGGGAGCGCCACGACGGCGCGCACCTGGCCGCGACCCCGCACCCGTAG
- a CDS encoding GTP-binding protein yields MHDRTLPVTVLSGFLGAGKTTLLNHVLAGRAGLRVAVVVNDMSEVNIDAALVRGGAAALSRTEERLVELTNGCICCTLRDDLLEEVDRLAREGRFDHLLIESSGISEPMPVAATFAFARDDGATLADVARLDTMVTVVDAANFLTELASGDDLDERGLAPYEDDERTVSDLLVDQVEFADVIVLNKLDLVDEEAAGRLRAALARLNPLARIVPAVHGRVDLNEVLGTGLFDLERAQQAPGWVRELNGDHVPETEEYGISSTVFRSGLPFHQGRLWTFVTEGLDSGRYGRVLRSKGFFTLASRPRVTGLWSQAGAVARFEPSAARDADAPHAQELVFIGTDLDAHALRAALARCLLADGEGIPADDPFPAWDAPGLDDVCEHEHTAG; encoded by the coding sequence ATGCACGACCGCACGCTGCCCGTCACCGTCCTGTCCGGGTTCCTCGGGGCCGGCAAGACGACGCTGCTCAACCACGTCCTGGCGGGCCGCGCCGGGCTGCGGGTCGCCGTCGTCGTCAACGACATGAGCGAGGTCAACATCGACGCGGCCCTGGTCCGCGGCGGTGCGGCGGCGCTGTCGCGGACCGAGGAACGGCTGGTGGAGCTCACCAACGGGTGCATCTGCTGCACCCTGCGCGACGACCTGCTCGAGGAGGTCGACCGGCTGGCCCGCGAGGGCCGCTTCGACCATCTGCTCATCGAGTCGAGCGGCATCTCCGAACCGATGCCGGTCGCCGCCACCTTCGCCTTCGCGCGCGACGACGGCGCGACCCTGGCGGACGTGGCCCGCCTGGACACCATGGTCACGGTCGTCGACGCGGCGAACTTCCTGACCGAGCTGGCGAGCGGTGACGACCTCGACGAACGCGGCCTCGCCCCGTACGAGGACGACGAGCGCACGGTCAGCGATCTGCTCGTCGACCAGGTCGAGTTCGCGGACGTCATCGTGCTCAACAAACTCGACCTGGTGGACGAGGAGGCGGCCGGCCGCCTGAGGGCCGCGCTCGCCCGGCTCAACCCCCTCGCGCGCATCGTGCCCGCCGTGCACGGCCGGGTGGATCTGAACGAGGTGCTGGGCACCGGTCTGTTCGACCTGGAGCGGGCCCAGCAGGCGCCGGGCTGGGTGCGCGAGCTCAACGGCGACCATGTGCCGGAGACCGAGGAGTACGGCATCTCCTCTACCGTGTTCCGCTCCGGACTCCCCTTCCATCAGGGGCGGTTGTGGACCTTCGTCACCGAGGGACTGGACAGCGGGCGGTACGGGCGCGTCCTGCGCTCCAAGGGGTTCTTCACGCTGGCGAGCCGCCCGCGGGTGACGGGACTGTGGTCCCAGGCCGGCGCGGTGGCCCGGTTCGAGCCGTCCGCCGCGCGGGACGCCGACGCGCCCCACGCGCAGGAGCTGGTGTTCATCGGCACCGACCTGGACGCCCACGCGCTGCGGGCCGCCCTCGCCCGGTGTCTGCTTGCCGACGGCGAGGGCATACCGGCCGACGACCCGTTCCCCGCCTGGGACGCACCCGGCCTCGACGACGTCTGCGAGCACGAGCACACTGCGGGGTAG
- the rpmF gene encoding 50S ribosomal protein L32, producing the protein MAVPKRKTSRSNTRHRRAQWKATAPRLVPVTVDGVRHLVPQRLLKAYERGLLHPEG; encoded by the coding sequence ATGGCCGTTCCCAAACGGAAGACGTCCCGCAGCAACACCCGTCACCGCCGCGCCCAGTGGAAGGCGACCGCACCGCGGCTGGTGCCGGTCACCGTCGACGGCGTGCGTCACCTCGTGCCCCAGCGCCTGCTGAAGGCGTACGAGCGCGGCCTGCTGCACCCCGAGGGCTGA
- a CDS encoding phosphatase domain-containing protein: MTDSSRRPLAVFDLDNTLADTAHRQRFLERRPRDWDAFFAAAPDDPPIAEGVALALSSAEECEVVYLTGRPERCRRDTLEWLAAQGLPQGRVHMRRDGDRRPARLTKLEILRRLARDRTVRVLVDDDELVCADAERAGFTVVRARWAAPSGELKQAQEGEGRT, translated from the coding sequence GTGACCGACAGCAGCAGGCGGCCCCTCGCCGTGTTCGACCTGGACAACACTCTCGCCGACACGGCCCACCGGCAGCGGTTCCTGGAGCGCAGGCCGCGCGACTGGGACGCGTTCTTCGCGGCCGCGCCGGACGATCCGCCGATCGCCGAGGGCGTCGCGCTGGCGCTGTCGAGCGCCGAGGAGTGCGAGGTCGTCTACCTCACCGGCCGGCCCGAGCGCTGCCGGCGCGACACGCTGGAGTGGCTCGCCGCGCAGGGGCTGCCGCAGGGGCGGGTGCACATGCGGCGCGACGGCGACCGCCGGCCGGCCCGGCTCACCAAGCTGGAGATCCTGCGCCGGCTCGCCCGTGACCGGACCGTGCGCGTCCTGGTCGACGACGACGAACTGGTCTGCGCCGACGCAGAGCGGGCCGGGTTCACCGTCGTGCGGGCGCGCTGGGCCGCCCCTTCGGGGGAGCTGAAGCAGGCACAGGAGGGTGAAGGCCGTACCTGA
- a CDS encoding dodecin, producing MSNHTYRVTEIVGTSPDGVDQAVRNGLARASQTLRNLDWFEVTQVRGQIEDGDIAHWQVGLKVGFRLDESD from the coding sequence ATGTCGAACCACACCTACCGGGTCACGGAGATCGTCGGCACGTCGCCGGACGGCGTCGACCAGGCCGTCCGCAACGGGCTCGCCCGCGCCTCACAGACGCTGCGCAACCTGGACTGGTTCGAGGTGACCCAGGTGCGCGGCCAGATCGAGGACGGCGACATCGCACACTGGCAGGTGGGCCTGAAGGTCGGCTTCCGCCTGGACGAGTCGGACTGA
- the egtD gene encoding L-histidine N(alpha)-methyltransferase yields MSPFHIIRTLPEDATDAALRADVRRGLTATPKWLPPKWFYDAHGSELFERITELPEYYPTRAEREILADRAAEIAAVTGARTLVELGSGSSEKTRYLLDALTDLDTYVPVDVSESALTQAGQALIAERPALTVHALIADFTARLTLPDTPGPRLVAFLGGTIGNLLPAERAAFLASVRALLAPGDSLLLGTDLVKDERVLVAAYDDAAGVTAAFDKNVLAVVNRELGADFDEDAFDHVALWDARNEWIEMRLRSRTAQTVKVPALDLAVDFAAGEELRTEVSAKFRQEGVRAELAAAGLETTDWWTDRAGRFALSASTAR; encoded by the coding sequence GTGAGTCCGTTCCACATCATCCGCACCCTCCCCGAGGACGCCACCGACGCCGCACTGCGCGCCGACGTCCGGCGCGGCCTCACCGCGACCCCCAAGTGGCTGCCCCCGAAGTGGTTCTACGACGCCCACGGCAGCGAGCTGTTCGAGCGCATCACCGAACTGCCCGAGTACTACCCGACACGCGCCGAGCGGGAGATCCTCGCCGACCGCGCCGCCGAGATCGCCGCGGTGACCGGCGCCCGCACCCTCGTCGAACTGGGCTCGGGATCCTCGGAGAAGACCCGCTATCTGCTCGACGCGCTGACGGACCTGGACACCTATGTGCCCGTCGACGTCAGCGAGAGCGCGCTCACCCAGGCCGGGCAGGCCCTGATCGCCGAGCGGCCCGCGCTGACCGTGCACGCCCTGATCGCCGACTTCACCGCGCGGTTGACGCTGCCCGACACCCCGGGCCCGCGACTGGTCGCCTTCCTCGGCGGCACGATCGGCAACCTGCTGCCGGCCGAGCGGGCGGCGTTCCTCGCCTCGGTGCGCGCCCTGCTCGCGCCGGGTGACTCACTGCTGCTGGGGACCGACCTCGTCAAGGACGAGCGGGTGCTGGTGGCGGCCTACGACGACGCGGCCGGGGTGACGGCCGCGTTCGACAAGAACGTCCTGGCCGTCGTCAACCGTGAGCTGGGCGCGGACTTCGACGAGGACGCCTTCGATCACGTCGCCCTGTGGGACGCGCGCAACGAGTGGATCGAGATGCGGCTGCGCTCCCGTACGGCGCAGACCGTGAAGGTGCCCGCGCTGGATCTGGCGGTCGACTTCGCGGCCGGCGAGGAGCTGCGCACCGAGGTGTCGGCGAAGTTCCGGCAGGAGGGGGTGCGGGCCGAGCTGGCCGCCGCCGGACTGGAGACGACCGACTGGTGGACGGACCGCGCCGGGCGCTTCGCACTGTCGGCGAGCACGGCGCGCTGA
- the egtC gene encoding ergothioneine biosynthesis protein EgtC yields MCRHLAYLGPEMALGRLLVEPPHALYRQSWAPRRQRHGTVNADGFGVGWYAEGDPAPARYRRAGPIWADLSFADLARVVRSRAVLAAVRDATLAGADAEAAAAPYAADAWLFSHNGAVAGWPLSSAPLARTLPAADLLSVEARNDSAFVWALVLARLRAGDPAGQALTDTVLEVAAAAPGSRLNLLLTDGATVTATAWGDTLWYLTEPGGGTVVVASEPYDDDPRWQEVPDRTLLVASRADVLLTPLKDPSEDTASAPRKETGT; encoded by the coding sequence ATGTGCCGTCACCTCGCCTACCTGGGGCCCGAGATGGCGCTCGGCAGGCTCCTGGTCGAACCCCCGCACGCGCTGTACCGCCAGTCGTGGGCGCCGCGGCGGCAGCGCCACGGCACCGTCAACGCCGACGGCTTCGGGGTGGGCTGGTACGCCGAGGGCGACCCGGCGCCGGCCCGCTACCGCCGGGCCGGGCCCATCTGGGCGGACCTGTCCTTCGCCGACCTCGCCCGCGTCGTGCGCAGCCGGGCCGTGCTGGCCGCCGTCCGGGACGCCACCCTGGCCGGCGCCGACGCGGAGGCCGCGGCGGCCCCGTACGCGGCGGACGCCTGGCTGTTCAGCCACAACGGGGCGGTCGCCGGCTGGCCGCTCTCGTCGGCGCCGCTGGCGCGCACCCTGCCCGCCGCCGACCTGCTGTCCGTGGAGGCCCGCAACGACTCCGCGTTCGTTTGGGCGCTGGTCCTCGCCCGGCTGCGCGCCGGGGACCCGGCGGGCCAGGCGCTGACCGACACGGTCCTCGAGGTCGCCGCCGCGGCTCCCGGCTCCCGGCTCAACCTGCTCCTCACCGACGGGGCGACCGTGACCGCGACCGCGTGGGGCGACACCCTCTGGTACCTGACCGAACCCGGCGGGGGCACGGTGGTCGTGGCCTCCGAACCGTACGACGACGATCCCCGCTGGCAGGAGGTCCCGGACCGGACCCTGCTCGTGGCGAGCCGCGCCGACGTCCTGCTCACCCCCCTCAAGGACCCGAGCGAGGACACGGCATCCGCACCACGCAAGGAGACCGGTACGTGA
- the egtB gene encoding ergothioneine biosynthesis protein EgtB: MTEPALDAQPASPAEPVPAAEPASAAEPVPAAHGDAPDPEVLRARALASLITARTRTTLLTTCVEEPDLTAQHSPLMSPLVWDLAHIGNQEELWLLRAVAGREAMRPEIDGLYDAFEHSRAERPSLPLLPPAEARRYAAEVRGRVTDLLESADFHGTRLTESGFAFGMIAQHEQQHDETMLITHQLRTGPPVLTAPDPEPVPLFTGPAEVLVPGGPFTMGTSGEPWALDNERPAHRREVAPFHIDTTPVTNAAYQAFIEDGGYDEERWWTREGWAHIRGHGIHAPLFWHRDDGQWLRRRFGVTEVVPPDEPVLHVCWHEADAYARWAGRRLPTETEWEKAARFDPATGGSMRYPWGDADPAPEHANLGQRHLRPAPAGSYPAGASPLGVRQLIGDVWEWTSSDFLPYPGFRAFPYKEYSEVFFGPEHKVLRGGSFAVDPVACRGTFRNWDYPIRRQIFSGFRTARSAAL; this comes from the coding sequence ATGACCGAGCCCGCCCTGGACGCGCAGCCCGCATCCCCCGCGGAGCCCGTACCCGCCGCGGAGCCCGCATCCGCCGCGGAGCCCGTCCCCGCCGCGCACGGGGACGCCCCGGACCCGGAGGTGCTGCGCGCCCGCGCGCTCGCCTCGCTCATCACGGCCCGCACCCGCACGACGCTGCTCACCACCTGCGTCGAGGAACCCGACCTCACCGCCCAGCACTCCCCGCTGATGTCCCCGCTGGTGTGGGATCTCGCCCACATCGGCAACCAGGAGGAGCTGTGGCTGCTGCGCGCGGTGGCCGGCCGGGAGGCGATGCGCCCCGAGATCGACGGCCTGTACGACGCCTTCGAGCACTCGCGCGCCGAACGCCCCTCGCTGCCCCTGCTGCCGCCCGCCGAGGCCCGCCGGTACGCGGCCGAGGTGCGCGGCCGGGTCACCGACCTGCTGGAGTCGGCCGACTTCCACGGCACCCGGCTGACGGAGTCCGGCTTCGCCTTCGGGATGATCGCGCAGCACGAACAGCAGCACGACGAAACGATGCTGATCACCCATCAGCTCCGCACGGGGCCGCCGGTGCTGACCGCTCCCGACCCCGAACCGGTCCCGCTGTTCACCGGACCGGCCGAAGTGCTGGTCCCCGGCGGCCCGTTCACCATGGGCACGTCCGGCGAGCCCTGGGCCCTCGACAACGAACGCCCCGCCCACCGGCGTGAGGTGGCGCCCTTCCACATCGACACGACCCCGGTGACGAACGCGGCCTACCAGGCGTTCATCGAGGACGGCGGGTACGACGAGGAACGCTGGTGGACGCGGGAAGGCTGGGCGCACATCCGCGGGCACGGCATCCACGCGCCGCTGTTCTGGCACCGGGACGACGGCCAGTGGCTGCGCCGCCGGTTCGGCGTCACCGAGGTCGTGCCGCCCGACGAGCCGGTGCTGCACGTGTGCTGGCACGAGGCCGACGCCTACGCCCGCTGGGCCGGACGCCGGCTGCCCACCGAGACCGAGTGGGAGAAGGCGGCCCGTTTCGACCCCGCGACCGGCGGCTCGATGCGCTACCCGTGGGGCGACGCCGACCCCGCGCCGGAACACGCCAACCTGGGCCAGCGCCATCTGCGTCCGGCCCCGGCGGGCAGCTACCCGGCCGGCGCCTCCCCGCTCGGCGTACGGCAGTTGATCGGCGACGTCTGGGAGTGGACGTCCAGCGACTTCCTTCCCTACCCGGGGTTCCGGGCGTTCCCGTACAAGGAGTACTCGGAGGTGTTCTTCGGGCCCGAGCACAAGGTGCTGCGCGGCGGTTCGTTCGCGGTGGACCCGGTCGCCTGCCGGGGCACCTTCCGCAACTGGGACTACCCGATCCGGCGGCAGATCTTCTCCGGGTTCCGCACCGCGCGCTCGGCGGCTCTCTGA
- the egtA gene encoding ergothioneine biosynthesis glutamate--cysteine ligase EgtA yields the protein MSDSVSHCTNGAEPPPTALTEAEVEALVRGICFKTGPPRTVGVEVEWLVHELRAPRLPVTPERLEAAYAALRDVPLRSPLTVEPGGQLELSSPPATSLMECVHTVSADLAAVRATLREHGLALAGMGTDPWHTPRRFLHEPRYDAMEACLDRTGPAGRAMMCTSASVQVCLDAGYEEPGPLGHGRRWWLSHTLGAVLVAAFANSPLLGGAPTGWRSTRQLLWMEIGAGRAGGPVMNGDPRAAWARHVLDAPVMCVRRTGGAWEVPDRLTFRQWTRTGEPTREDLDYHLTTLFPPVRPRGHLELRMIDAQPGDDGWIVPLAVTTALFEDPEAAEFAYRAVKPLAERARPLPAPHNPLWIDAARHALTDPELHETAVACFAAALRALPRLGADDAVLEAVTGYRDRYVQKGRTPADDQLDRLRGTDTRAHGKDLRT from the coding sequence ATGTCCGACTCGGTCAGCCACTGTACGAACGGAGCAGAGCCGCCACCCACCGCCCTCACCGAAGCCGAGGTGGAGGCGCTGGTCAGGGGAATCTGCTTCAAGACCGGCCCGCCCCGCACCGTCGGGGTCGAGGTGGAATGGCTCGTCCACGAGCTGCGCGCGCCGCGGCTCCCCGTCACACCCGAACGGCTCGAAGCGGCCTACGCCGCCCTGCGGGACGTGCCTCTGCGCTCGCCGCTCACCGTCGAACCCGGCGGCCAGCTGGAGCTGAGCTCGCCGCCCGCCACCTCCCTCATGGAGTGCGTGCACACCGTCTCCGCCGACCTCGCAGCAGTCCGCGCGACCCTGCGCGAACACGGACTCGCACTCGCCGGCATGGGCACCGACCCCTGGCACACACCGCGCCGGTTCCTGCACGAGCCCCGCTACGACGCCATGGAGGCCTGCCTCGACCGCACGGGACCGGCGGGCCGCGCCATGATGTGCACCTCGGCCTCCGTGCAGGTGTGCCTGGACGCCGGGTACGAGGAACCGGGCCCGCTCGGGCACGGCAGGCGCTGGTGGCTGTCGCACACGCTGGGCGCGGTGCTGGTGGCGGCCTTCGCCAACTCCCCGCTGCTCGGCGGCGCCCCCACCGGCTGGCGCTCCACACGGCAGCTGCTGTGGATGGAGATCGGCGCCGGCCGCGCGGGCGGACCGGTCATGAACGGCGATCCGCGCGCCGCCTGGGCCCGGCATGTGCTGGACGCGCCGGTGATGTGCGTCCGGCGTACCGGCGGGGCCTGGGAGGTGCCCGACCGCCTCACGTTCCGGCAGTGGACCCGGACGGGTGAGCCGACCCGGGAGGATCTCGACTACCACCTCACCACCTTGTTCCCGCCGGTCAGACCGCGCGGCCATCTGGAGCTGCGCATGATCGACGCGCAGCCCGGCGACGACGGCTGGATCGTGCCGCTCGCCGTGACGACGGCCCTGTTCGAGGACCCGGAGGCCGCCGAGTTCGCCTACCGCGCGGTCAAGCCGCTGGCCGAGCGGGCCCGCCCGCTGCCGGCTCCGCACAATCCGCTGTGGATCGACGCGGCCCGGCACGCGCTGACCGACCCCGAACTGCACGAGACGGCGGTCGCCTGCTTCGCCGCGGCCCTGCGGGCCCTGCCCCGTCTCGGCGCCGACGACGCCGTGCTGGAGGCCGTGACGGGCTACCGGGACCGCTATGTCCAGAAGGGGCGCACCCCCGCCGACGACCAGCTCGACCGCCTGCGCGGCACGGACACCCGCGCGCACGGGAAGGACCTCCGCACATGA
- a CDS encoding TIGR02452 family protein has translation MSARLRGIARQTEEIVAAGRYRASDGREVRLAAAIEAARAGTRMLGPGPVDGPGSPPAETRAGSPPARTRVEVTGESSLEAARRLADEPVAVLDFASARNPGGGYLNGAQAQEEALCRASALYTCLLEARQFYDHHRAHRDPFYTDRVIHSPAVPVFRDDRGRLLDEPYAVGFLAAAAPNAGVVLRTAPHLAGELPRALSVRAERVLETAAAHGYRRLVLGAWGCGVFRDDPAQVAGAFRTLLARGGRFEHRFMHVVFAVLDRTPGGAVRTAFEGAFGQKGAQVQP, from the coding sequence ATGAGCGCGCGGCTGCGCGGTATCGCCCGGCAGACGGAGGAGATCGTCGCGGCCGGCCGCTACCGCGCGTCCGACGGACGCGAGGTGCGCCTCGCCGCGGCGATCGAGGCCGCCCGGGCGGGCACGCGGATGCTGGGCCCGGGGCCGGTCGACGGGCCGGGGTCCCCGCCCGCCGAAACGCGCGCGGGATCCCCGCCCGCCCGCACGCGCGTCGAGGTCACCGGCGAGAGCAGTCTGGAGGCCGCCCGCCGGCTGGCGGACGAGCCGGTCGCCGTCCTCGACTTCGCGTCCGCCCGCAACCCGGGCGGCGGCTACCTGAACGGCGCCCAGGCGCAGGAGGAGGCCCTGTGCCGGGCCTCCGCGCTGTACACCTGCCTGCTCGAGGCCCGGCAGTTCTACGACCACCACCGCGCCCACCGCGACCCGTTCTACACGGACCGCGTCATCCACTCACCGGCCGTGCCCGTGTTCCGGGACGACCGGGGCCGCCTGCTCGACGAGCCGTACGCCGTCGGCTTCCTGGCGGCCGCCGCGCCGAACGCGGGCGTGGTGCTGCGCACGGCGCCGCATCTGGCCGGCGAACTGCCGCGCGCCCTGTCCGTCCGCGCCGAACGGGTTCTGGAGACGGCCGCCGCGCACGGCTACCGCCGCCTGGTGCTGGGCGCGTGGGGCTGCGGGGTGTTCCGCGACGACCCCGCGCAGGTGGCGGGTGCCTTTCGGACCCTGCTGGCCCGCGGCGGGCGCTTCGAACACAGGTTCATGCACGTGGTCTTCGCGGTGCTGGACCGGACACCGGGCGGCGCGGTCCGCACCGCCTTCGAGGGCGCGTTCGGCCAAAAGGGTGCTCAGGTCCAGCCGTAG
- a CDS encoding type II toxin-antitoxin system PemK/MazF family toxin, which produces MTAFTDADVPGRSGPTATVEADPREVGRVRTEYSPAHDGDPDPGEIVWTWVPFEEDDGRGKDRPVLVVAREPGGTFLAVQLSSKRHDGDREWVAIGSGPWDRTGRDSWVDVDRVLRLHEDGMRREACALDRMRFDLVRRRLHERYGWT; this is translated from the coding sequence GTGACCGCGTTTACCGATGCAGACGTCCCGGGCCGCTCCGGCCCAACCGCCACCGTCGAGGCCGACCCGCGTGAGGTCGGCCGGGTGCGCACCGAGTACTCCCCCGCGCACGACGGCGACCCGGACCCCGGCGAGATCGTGTGGACCTGGGTGCCGTTCGAGGAGGACGACGGCCGGGGCAAGGACCGTCCGGTGCTCGTCGTCGCCCGCGAGCCGGGCGGCACCTTCCTGGCCGTGCAGCTCTCCAGCAAGCGGCACGACGGCGACCGGGAGTGGGTGGCCATCGGGAGCGGGCCGTGGGACCGGACCGGCCGTGACTCCTGGGTGGACGTCGACCGCGTGCTGCGGCTGCACGAGGACGGAATGCGGCGTGAGGCCTGCGCGCTGGACCGGATGCGCTTCGACCTGGTGCGCCGGCGGCTCCACGAGCGCTACGGCTGGACCTGA
- a CDS encoding glycoside hydrolase family 43 protein, which yields MTTRPPAPSRRALLRAMTVLPAAALVLGEAPGLLGTALAAAPGAGSATRYTIVPFLDSNDGTVNVYQSDDATDFRLLKASAYTPPTNRIRDASVFKHTDGFYYITYTTHTWQDTSTTIGFARSSDRLNWTFLYDYTVPIANISRAWAPEFFVDSDGSVNVIVSCSKTSDEWIFTPYLLKATNSSLTAWSAPVALSGIGANHIDTYIVKTGSTYHAFTKNETAKYIEYATASNLAGPYTIKKTGDWAGWGSYREGPTVIQLDNGAWRIFFDGYGDHKYYYSDSYDSFATWSAPKALPGISGTARHFTVIKETVSGGPTLTKNATRSLRSGNYTTRFWQEQSALLNLPVVTSSSTTAEKQASTFTVVAGLADGNAYSFRDAAGKYLRHYSFRGRFDSNDGTSTFSRDATFIARTGTVAGSVRFESYNYPGYYLRHYNYELRVEQSDGTDLFRQDSSFVPVTAWA from the coding sequence ATGACGACACGTCCCCCCGCCCCGTCCCGCCGTGCCCTGCTGCGCGCGATGACCGTCCTGCCCGCAGCGGCGCTGGTGCTCGGGGAGGCCCCCGGCCTGCTCGGCACGGCCCTCGCCGCCGCGCCCGGCGCCGGATCGGCCACGCGCTACACCATCGTGCCGTTCCTCGACAGCAACGACGGAACGGTGAACGTCTACCAGTCCGACGACGCCACCGACTTCCGGCTGCTGAAGGCCTCCGCGTACACACCCCCCACCAACCGCATCCGCGACGCGAGCGTCTTCAAGCACACCGACGGCTTCTACTACATCACCTACACCACCCACACCTGGCAGGACACCAGCACCACCATCGGCTTCGCCCGCAGCTCCGACCGGCTCAACTGGACCTTCCTGTACGACTACACGGTCCCGATCGCCAACATCTCCCGCGCCTGGGCCCCGGAGTTCTTCGTCGACAGCGACGGCAGCGTCAACGTCATCGTGTCCTGCTCGAAGACGAGCGACGAGTGGATCTTCACGCCGTACCTCCTCAAGGCCACCAACTCCTCGCTGACCGCCTGGAGTGCGCCGGTCGCCCTGTCCGGCATCGGCGCGAACCACATCGACACGTACATCGTGAAGACCGGGTCGACCTACCACGCGTTCACCAAGAACGAGACGGCGAAGTACATCGAGTACGCGACGGCGTCCAACCTCGCCGGCCCCTACACGATCAAGAAGACCGGCGACTGGGCCGGCTGGGGCAGCTACCGCGAGGGCCCGACCGTCATCCAGCTCGACAACGGCGCCTGGCGCATCTTCTTCGACGGCTACGGCGACCACAAGTACTACTACAGCGACAGCTACGACTCCTTCGCGACCTGGAGCGCCCCCAAGGCGCTGCCCGGCATCTCGGGCACGGCGCGCCACTTCACGGTCATCAAGGAGACGGTGAGCGGCGGGCCGACCCTGACCAAGAACGCCACGCGCTCCCTGCGGTCGGGCAACTACACCACCCGCTTCTGGCAGGAGCAGTCCGCCCTGCTGAACCTGCCCGTGGTCACCTCCTCCAGCACCACGGCCGAGAAGCAGGCGTCCACCTTCACCGTCGTCGCCGGGCTCGCCGACGGCAACGCCTACTCGTTCCGCGACGCGGCCGGCAAGTACCTGCGCCACTACTCCTTCCGCGGCCGCTTCGACTCCAACGACGGCACGTCGACCTTCTCCAGGGACGCCACCTTCATCGCCCGCACCGGAACGGTCGCGGGCTCGGTCCGCTTCGAGTCGTACAACTACCCGGGCTACTACCTGCGTCACTACAACTACGAGCTGCGCGTCGAGCAGTCCGACGGCACGGACCTCTTCCGGCAGGACAGCTCCTTCGTGCCGGTGACGGCCTGGGCCTGA